From the Catharus ustulatus isolate bCatUst1 chromosome 15, bCatUst1.pri.v2, whole genome shotgun sequence genome, the window gcacggcacggcacggctcgACTCGGGCTGGGTATGGCACAGACAGGGCACAGCACGGCTCGGCTCGGTTCGGTCCAGGTATAGCACATACAGGGCATGGTTCAGGCACGGCACCGCCCGGCTCGGTTCGGTCTGGATATGGCACAGACAGGGCACAGCACCGCCCGGCTCGGCTTGACTCGGTTGGGATATAGCACAGACAGGGCACGGCTCGGCTCAGTCCGTGTATGGCACAGACAAAGCACGGTCCAGCCATGGCACAGATAAGGCACGGCTCGGTCCaggcacggcacggcacagaCAAGGCACGGCTCTGCTCATCTCGGTCCAGGATGGCACAGACAGGGCATGGTTCAGGCACGGCAccgcccggctcggctcggctcggctcggtcTGGGCAGGGCACGGCACCGCCCAGACTGTCACGGCTCTGCCCTGGCACGGTTCTGTTTGGGTACAGAGGGGTCAAGGTCCGCCCTGGGTTCGCTCTGCCACGTTGTCTTGGCATGGTTCGGCCCGGCTCGGCACGGCTCGGCCCGCAGCAtccccggggctgtgcccgATGGCCGCAGGAAAACCCAAACCCGGCCCTGGCAGCGGAACCGGAGCGCGGACACGGCTCGTGGGGAACCGCCGGGacgggaatttgggaatttgggaattcggGAATTCgggaattcagggaattcagggaattggggaatttgggaattcagggaattgGGGAATCCCGGGTGTGCGCTCGGGATGGGACCCGTGGGACGCTCTCGCCATCCCGTGTGGAATGGGGACATCTAGGGGACCCCCCCGGCgctgcagggacagcaaaaAATCCGAGAAATTGCCCCAAATCCGcgaaattcccacaaaatccgCCAAATTACCCCCAAATCTGCaaaattttaccccaaaatccgcgaaattttaccccaaaatccacaaaattacCCTAAGTTCCACGAAATTTTACCCCCAAATCCGcgaaattcccccaaaatccatgaaattccccccaaatctgcAAAATTTTACCCCCAAATCCAtgaaattaccccaaaatccgcaaaattccccccaaacccgcgggcacagggacagggagggggcTCTGCATGCTCCATCCTGAAGGATAATTCCAACAAAACTCAGCACTGCTCCCTCTTTGGGAATATCCCACCTTGGATGTTGATTAGAACATCTCCACAGGATGTCTCCCTGCTGTTCTGGGTCTTGTGTCAGAGATAAAATgagatatttgtatttttcttttcagtagaatagttaattttttattgtgggtcctttatttttatattctattGAAGGTATTGTGTTTGAATTTAATTGGTTATTAATTTATCGACATTTAGTTGATTGGTAAGGATTATTGtaaatgtttattaaatatttttaaagatatgtttatatatttttttatggGATcgattttttgttttatagaagtgaattttaaaaataaaaatagattgttgtgttaattgatttttatttttatgattttttttttttatgggaaCCTAATAGGACAGCATAGCCAGAATAGAaaagcttgatttttttaaggCCTTTCTTTTACAAATACACAACATCTTAAGAATTCCTTGAAAACATTGAGCTGATTGTCATCTTTCCccgaaaaaaaaaatctggcagagcatttccagctccCACTGGTGATTGAAAGAATCACCCGAGCTGTAAATACTCCTAAAAACGAGGTTGGCATTAATGCTGTAAAATCACAGCCCCTGTGGGGAGGTTTGGGAAGGGACACACAGGATTCTGCATCAGCTGGGatttaaaatgtggtttttttagtGTTTCTGGTCTGCTGGAAAAGTGTTTTTATTGCTCCAGTGATGGGGTGGGAGAAGAAGACAGAGGCAGACAGCAATGAGTTTACTGAGCAGGAATCACACGTGGCTCTCTGATAAATCATCTCCTCAGTCCTGCCCATGAATTCTGAGCAGACCTGAGCCTGTTCCAGGCTGTTCATTGCTTGGCTGGGGCCATTTCAAATGAGATAAATCCGAATTATtgcccccagcctggggcaggcagtgctgggagctccctgctctgctcagggaacTTTTATTGCTTTCTCCAGGATGGGAATGACCTGAATCAGGATCAgatcctgctgctcttccacccctggggctggaatggggagggagaggggtggtAAAGCCAGGATTAATTATCCCTAAAGCTCAGCTTTGGAGCAGGAGCCTGGCCCAGGATCAGCTCTGGGctttggggagggagaggagaagccAAGAATggacaggagggatgggaaaggagctcccaaaggaggagctggagcttctccCCCTGGATTTATCCCCCTGGATTTACTCACTTCGATTTACTCACCTGGATTTATTCCCCCCCTGGATTTATTCCCCTGGATTTATTTCCCCCTGAATTTATTCACCTGCATTTATTCCCCGCTCTGGATTTATTCACCTGGATTAATTCCCCCCCTGGATTTACTCACCTGGATTTTATTCCCCCCCTGGATTTTATTCCCCTGGATTTTATTCCCCTGGATTTACTCACCTGGATTTACTCACCTGGATTTATTCACCTGGATTAATTCCCCCCCTGGATTTattcagctggatttttttaCCCCATGGATTAATTGCCCCCCCCAGATTTATTCCCTCTCTGGATTAATTCCCCCCAGGATTTATTACCCCTCTGGATTTATTACCCCCCTGGATTTATTCACCCCCTGGATTTATTCCCCCTCCTAcccaccccaggaccccacagagctccctCCAAACTCAGCCCCTGGAGTTTCCCTAAAGAAGCAGGTGAGGGaatcattaaattaaaaattccagcCTCCAGGGGCCTCCCCTGACCTTCCCCAAACCTCTCTGAgctgcttggagcagcctggggcagtgggaattgtccctgcccatggaaaaaATTGGAGcaagatttgttttttaaatttccctctaatccaaagcattctgtgattttatggaATGGCTGCACACAATATAGATATTTACAAATAGCTATCAAAAAAGGGAATATGGATCAATTAAAGATGCTATCTGTGCACACTCCCatataaaaggaataaaaaattctgtgtttttacaTCTGTAAAGGGAAAATTTGCAGGAAAATCCCACCCTTGTTTGTTTGTAACTCACACCCCAAATTCTGCAGTGAAATTACCCtaatttcctgaattttattgttaaaaatggaaatatttagcTTTGGCCTACAAAGAATTATTCCTACTCCTCTGATAGCTCTGGCAGTTAATCAAGACTATGAAATGCTGACCTGAATTAAGAGAAAATGTCAGAATTGTAATTACAGGACAATTACCCAGATCCATTATTTCTGTTCatgcccagagccaggctcatCTGCAGCCCTGCATTCCCCACGGGTTCCACACCTTGTCTGCCAGATAAAACAttcccaaattcacccaaattcaCATTAAACCTGTCCCTTAGGATGGAGAAATTGGAGAATTTCAGCTCCCAGCCAGAAGAaatttatggagaaaaaaaaattgagtttattTCATAAGGCGTGGCATGAccaggattatttttattttttaaatgcagggggaaaaaaaagttcaatttttttgtttattttgttataaatacaggaaattttCACAGCATTTCCTGGAAATTCAGGGTGGTTTGCTCTCAGCAGTAAAAATCTTCCCTAGGataagaaatataaatttatcAGCCTGCAGATAACCTGTGAGGTGTTAATATAAAATCCCATAAAGCAGTTTGGAAGTTTCCTGGTGTTCAAAGCAggataaaaattgaaattcaggaattctTCCCTGACCAGGATgggggaaaatattaaaaagcctgcttgacacaaatattttattttaaaagtgttcCTAAAATTAGAGGGGAAAGAAACATCCCTGGAATCCCCCCTGGAACATCCCTGGGTATCTcctggggaaatcccaaatccagcagcagATCCCAAGAACAGGAAtgtcaatcccaaatccatcccaaggAACAGGAAtgtcaatcccaaatccatccccaatcccaaatcccaagaACAGCAATGtcaatcccaaacccatcccaggaACAGCAACGTCAATCCCACAGCACAAACAACCCAGAGCAGgaatttttccataaaaatgaAGGTTTTTATTCAAGAATACAAATCTGATGGTACCAGCCATCTTTGAAAGCCACCCCACGaggcagaggggacacagagcccagTCCTTGCTCAGAGCAGAAGTGGcaccaaggtgtccccaggtgtcccttgggtgtcccaggtgtccccagtgccatcctGGCCAGCATTGCTCAAATCCACCTCTTTTGAAACATTCCCTGGACTTGAGAGGCACGAGAAGGGGTTTTAAGCCAAGAGCAGTTTGTTTTCACAAAGCCAGCTCCAGTTTGTTGTGTTTTCCATTTGCCTTCAGTTGTCTCCAGCCTTTGGAGCAGATTCTGATTTCCaaatggggggagaaaaaaaaaatctgggagtGAGCAGGTGCAGGATTTTCTGGAGCTCAGGATGAATGAAAGGTTTTAAGGCAGGAGTCAGGGTTTGAAATTCTCTTTGCCCCACGGCTCTGAGGGTGGAAAATGAACAAATCCAGAGTTCAGGGTTTGAAATTCAagattttccatggaaaatccaGTTGGTTAGAAGTATCCAAGCCCAATTTAAGAATCCTTTTGGTTCAAACATCTCCTTTTCcatggctgctgcaggctcagggaagTGTCCTGGGGAAGGAGAGCCCAATCCATCCCTGCAGATCCTCCTGGATGGAattggggagaggagaggagaggcacCTGCAGGACCCAGCAATCCCAAACTAAATTCCTGGCAAGGGAAATCCTGGAGCAGATTTGTGTGTCCAGAGCACCACAAGCGTTTGtggctgcagagggagcagcaggacattcagcatttggggaggaaaacaaattagggggctggaaaatccaaaaatccaaacccaggGAATCTGCAAGGCAGCCACCACACCCAGGGGTTTGGAGAAGGATTTCTTcaattccaggaattttgcAGCCACCACATCCAGGGGGATTGAAGcagaatttctcctttttcaggaATTCTGCAGCCACCATACCCAGAGGGTTTGGAGCaggatttctcctttttcaggaATTCTGCAGCCACCACATCCAGAGGGTTTGGAGcagaatttctccttttccaggatTCTGCAGCCACCACATCCAGAGGGTTTGCAGcagaatttctccttttccaggatTCTGCAGTGTGGACAAAGCTCATCCCCACAGCCAAGGcaggtttgtttatttttttttaaaacacttttctcAAGCACCTCTAATCCCAGTCCAGAAGAGTCCAAGGTGTCCCAAAACTTCCAGCCACAATCCAGGAGGGATTTTGAttacagggaagggaaaataaaaaaaaaaagaaaaaaccaaaccaaacaaaaaagccccttTTTCTAACAGAGACTACTTTCATTTCAAAGTAACAGgatctgagcagcacagggaaaaagccaaaaaaaaaaaaagaaaaaattccttttttttttttttttaaatgtaaacatTCTCTGCATAAGGTGCAGGGTCTCAGATGTCTGTACAGGAATATGGAAAAGTTTGGAAAacagagctccagagccagAAATGCATCACAGACATGGAGAAACGTTCAGCATTCACTTTGTCAACACCTACACAGCAAAAATGCTTCCAGAACTCCATGGCTAAAAGCATCCCACCATTGTATACAAAgagtatttttgcatttttaatactttccaaaaaaaaaaaaaaaaaaagattttacatTATTTACTAGCAATGAATATATATGCAGAAGCACATCACACTACAGCAATATTTTATCAAGTTATCATTGACCTTCACCAAACATTATGCACAGTTGCTCCAAAGAttccctctttcctctcctccccaaaCTTTCTGTGGAAGGCAAAGAAAAGCTGGGCTTGGTTTGGTTGCTCCTGGgctgaggttttgttttggtgttgtGACACCCCCAAATTGGAGGTGTCATTAAAAACCCAACTCACCACACCACCAACTCCTCTTCCAAAATattccccagccccagagaaGCTTTCAGGAAAATCcaagctgggtttggggggctctggggtggggaaaaaaaaccctgagcaTCCTTCTGCAGTGCCCCCAcggagctgcagctcccctggggctgttctgggcctttttttggggtttttttggggctcAGGTGTTTGTGCCTCTCTGCCCTTCCAGGCTGTTCAGGAGTGGGATTTCCATCAGGTCCTTACTTCTGGcagaagtgacaaaaaaaagagtagaaaaaTCTGAGCTGTGTCAAACAGAGCTGTCAGTGGCAGGGTAAAAAAGGCTCTGCTGGCATCAGctcccagccagagctgagcaggaatGGCACAGAGGGCTGAGGAGGGGgggaatttaaaatttaaaaatgccaaaatgaTTCCTCCTCATTGGTGTTGTGTGCGTTAAAATTCTGTTATACCAGGGGGATAAACTTATAAATGTCATTTCTACCCTGGGTATACATTTATAAATCTCATTTCTACCCTGGGTATAAATTTATAAATGTCATTTCTACCCCCAGGAGTATAAATTTATAAATCTCATTTACACCCCAGGTctgagggtggggacagcagcccaAGGGCCAAAACTCAGCCAGGACTCgctgccagctccctcctgctgcaatCCTGGGgttctccatcccctccagggGTTCCCCATCTCCTCCTGGGGCTTTTTATCCTTTCCAGGAGTTCCCCATCCTATTCAGGGATTCCCCATCCTCTCCTAGggctctccatcccctcctggatttttttatccTCTCTTGGGGTTCCCCATCCCCTTGTGGGGTTCCCAATCCTATCCAGGTgttccccatcccctcctggggTTTTTTATCCTCTCTTGTAGTTCTTCATCCCCTCCTGGGATTTCCCATCCTCTCCAGGTGTTCCCCATCCCCTTGTGGGGTTCCCAATCCTATCCAGGTGTTCCCCATTCCCTCCTGGGGTTTTTTATCCTCTCCTTGTGTTCCCCATCCCTTCCTGGGGTTCCCCATCTCCTTCTGgtgctccctctcccctcctgttttttttttttatcccctccTGCGgttctccatcccctcctggggTTCCCAATCCTCTCCTGGGGTTTTTTATCCCCTCCTGGGGTTTCCCATCCTTTACAGGGATTCCCCATCCCcccctgggtttttttgtcctcttttggggttccccatcccctcctggggTTCCCAATCCTATCCAGGTGTTCCCCATTCCCTCCTGGGGTTTTTTATCCTCTCTTGGGgttccccatcccctcccaagCAGCCCCCAGGGCAGAGTTCCTGATTTCTCCCACTCCAGCCATGCCCTGCACCCAAATTCATTTCCCTCCCCCaggggacccccccaaaactcaTCCCACACTCCCAGCCTTGGAATCTGCACCAAACCCCAACTTTCAGGGCAAACTCAAACATTTGAGACACAAATGTTCTCTGTCATGTCACAATTTCCAGTTCTGTCAGCTGCTTACTGATATTTTTAACAGgtattttgaaatttgaaattctTCCCTAATAGGAACCttgtaaaaatgtgtttgtgcaGAGTATGTGCTGTCACTTTGTACAGAGAGGGTCAAAGTCTTCACTGTCACCTCCAAAAGCATTTTACCATTGAATTCTTGCAGGTTTTGATATGTGATTAAGGAGGGGGAGGCTGTTAAAGAGAATTTTCATGAACAAAGTCTCTGTTCTACTCAGAGCCCCCTCACAACACGGCCTTCAGAGCATCACCTTCTCTCCCTGCcataaaagcaattaaaataaagcatgaTCCTGTGGGACAGAGTCAGAAATCTgagccttttccagcccagaggGGGGAAAGAAGGAGCAATCCCAGCCCCTACACCTCCAAACCAGCACCTGGTGACAAATTGCCtgaatgaaaatagaaaaaaaaataaaaagaggatcctacagaaataaaataacagttttaGTGTTCACAGCTCCAGGTTTGCTCCTCCTTAATCCATCAGAATTTCCCCCCTTTCCAGGAGGGACTGCAGGGAAATGACACCATAAAAACCATTTATCCAGACATATAAATTGTGCCTTGTAAGACAAGTTGTGTCCTCCTGGCATGAACCCATCCTTTGCCCAGAGAAAACCCAAGAGAGGTTTTTGACTTGTTTATGTAGcaaatttttccccctcccctggaATGCAAAAGATTTGGCTGCAAAACACCTCAAGTACAGTAAatcaaatttgcttttaaaaaaactccacGATAGAAAACTTGTTCTAGGTTAGTCTTGATCAGCTCACTttcacctttaaaaataaaggaataaagaagaaaacagaaaagcaaagcaagtcACTTTGGTGATTATGAGAACAGGGAACTCATTTTCAATTCTACAGCTCTGCCACTGCATTTCAGGCATCCTGCACCAAGTGGGGCTGCCAGAAACCACAGGTTTGATACAAAATGAGGACCAAAAAAAGCTGTAGTTGGGTGGGGtgggaaatgcaaacaaaacgTGGCTCTGCTTCCCAACCCTCAGTGAAATTCTGCTGGGATGTCCCTGATCATCCTGACTCAACTCCCTTGGAGTTTCTGAGAGCCAGAAATTTGATTTCTGTGGAATTACTGAAGGAGCAGAAGTTTAAAATTGTCAAGGGAATCCCCCAGTTTCACTAAATTAGAGAGGGAAGACAGAAACCAGGAACAAAAAACTCTGCAATTCCCACATTAAGAGCACATTTGACTTTGGAAGAAGCGATTTCAGCGATGGCTTAAACcccaagcaaacagaaatgagGATGAGAAGAGCAGGGCCTTGATGTCACCAAGGGCAGGTGACAAAGtgccacagagcagccccagctgggggaCAAAgggatcccccagccccaacaGGGCCTTGGAGACCCCAGGAGGATTTGTCATGTGCTGAAAGGTCCCTGGTACATTCTGGTGGGGTCACCCCCAGAGTCACCACACTGGTGACACCCCAAAAGGTgccagctgtgagctgctgcacccccagcacccccaggctcTGTCACCTCTGGGGGAGTGTGGGGGCTGCAATCCTTCacagctggaggagctcagaGTCACCTGAAATCAGGAATTCAGTCACCTGAAATCAGGAATTCAGAGCCACCTGGATTCAGGAATTCAGCGACCTGGATTTAGGAATTCAGAGCCACCTGAAATCAGGAATTCAGAGCCACCTGGATTCAGGAATTCAGCGACCTGGATTCAGGAATTCAGAATCATCTGGATTCAGGATTTCAGAGTCATCTGGTTCAGGAATTCAGCCACCTGGATTCAGGAATTCAGAGTCACTTGAATTCAGGATTTCAGAGCCACCTGGAGTCAGAGTCACTTGAATTCAGGGTCACTTGAGTCCAGGATTTCAGAGTCATCtgaattcaggaattcagagcCCCCTGAATCTAGAATTTCAGAGTCACTTGACTCCAGGATTTCAGAGCCCCCTGCATTCAGGATTTCAGAGTCCCCTGGATTCAGGATTTCAGAGCCCCCTGGACTCAGGATTTCAGAGTCACTTGAATTCAGGATTTCAGAGCCCCCTGGATTCAGGATTTCAGAGCCCCCTGGGTTCAGGATTTCAGAGCCCCCTGGATCCAGGATTTCAGAGCCCCCTGGATCCAGGATTTCAGAGCCCCCTGCATTCAGGATTTCAGAGCCCCCTGGATCCAGGATTTCAGAGCCCCCTGCATTCAGGATTTCAGAGCCCCCTGGACTCAGGATTTCAGAGCCACCTGCCCAGGGGTGCtgtggggctcagcctggctcacctgagcacagcctgggtgtgatgtgagggacagggatggagcagccccagccccaggtggcCCAGGGGAGGCtctcagggctggagcagggcaatGCCAGTACAGTACAGAGGTTCAGGGCTGAGTTATtgccagcagtggcacagggctgcagtgccacCTTGGAATGTACaactgctggggctgagcatcaccaggagctgccagagggcaaagcccagcccagctgtgtgcccagggctgcctgtgccccaCCAGAGCCTGGGCacatccctgccaggctccttcctgcaggagctgtgtgtgctggagctgcaggcatCCATTCCTCTtcaagttggttttttttaaataaaagtgctCTCTGTTGCTCCAGCCTCACGGACCAGGACACCACTGATCATTTCAGGATGATTCCACAGCTGTATTAGGTGAACAatctcttccctccctcttttcccttccttttcctttgcccTGTTCCTCTTGCTGTCGTGCTCAGTAGGAGATCAGGCAAACCCCAGAGGCCAGGTcacattttgacatttttgcaGCTCCCCATCACAGATGGAGAATTTTTGCTGGTCATTCCTTGCAACCCATCCACAGGAGCAGGACAACCCcgaagagagaagagagggcagcaaaaccaaacccccaCAACAGAGactcagcagagcagaaccaACAAAAcgaacaggaaaaaaaaaaacccaaaaattagTTTTCCACCGGGGTGGGATTCGCTAAGGGCTGGCTCACGATGACTTGCACCACGTAATCCTTTGGGATTTTCAACTCCTCCAGTTTCATTTTATCTGCCAGGGGTCTCCCAGAGAAGAACCAGCGCTGGCTGCCCGGCTCCACTCCCTCCACGGCGTGCAGCCGGCGCTTCATGTGGAACACGCTGTCCATGCTGCGCACCTGCAGCCTCAGGTCCTTGCCCGTGGACAGGCGCAGGCGCAGCTGGCACTCGTGGCCCGAGttgggagggggctcagggatgtCCAGAGTCTCCAGGTCTCCCTTCTCCTCGATCATGTTGATGGGGGGGGCCAGGCAGTACACTGGCAGCTGGTAGCGGTTGCCCAGTTCATCGTAGCACTCGGTGAGAGCAccttggggacagagcagggacagtcagtggg encodes:
- the UBTD2 gene encoding ubiquitin domain-containing protein 2, with translation MGGCVGSHHDSSGSLNENSDGTGVALGRNQPLKKEKPKWKSDYPMTDGQLRSKRDEFWDTAPAFEGRKEIWDALKAAAHAFESNDHELAQAIIDGANITLPHGALTECYDELGNRYQLPVYCLAPPINMIEEKGDLETLDIPEPPPNSGHECQLRLRLSTGKDLRLQVRSMDSVFHMKRRLHAVEGVEPGSQRWFFSGRPLADKMKLEELKIPKDYVVQVIVSQPLANPTPVEN